In the Ostrinia nubilalis chromosome 7, ilOstNubi1.1, whole genome shotgun sequence genome, one interval contains:
- the LOC135073469 gene encoding sortilin-related receptor-like has protein sequence MAGCQHARACERHHFPCRGIVSPGGACGCAGCQPARACQRRRFLCHLSRHPAATHTHCIPDEWKCDGQVDCPDGSDEGAGCACAGGVRCADGTCADALSGCARGAYCPHAPLPDAFSGQGTDGRSDEGAGCACAGGVRCADGTCADALSGCARGAYCPHAPLPDAFSGQGTDGRSDEGAGCACAGGVRCADGTCADALSGCARGAYCPHAPLPDAFRCDERLCLSPGLLCDGQPHCEDGSDEAPTFCSQKDQVVGSVRQSRALVVCGAVAACAGGVGGAWAALRHWRRRAASPRAPRRAPPRCKPTPSLTE, from the exons ATGGCCGGCTGCCAGCACGCGCGCGCCTGCGAGCGGCACCACTTCCCCTGCCGTGGAA TTGTTTCTCCGGGCGGCGCGTGCGGCTGCGCCGGCTGCCAGCCCGCGCGCGCCTGCCAGCGGCGCCGCTTCCTCTGCCACCTGTCGCGACACCCCGCCGCCACGCACACGCACTGCATACCTGACGAGTGGAA GTGCGACGGGCAGGTGGACTGCCCGGACGGGTCGGACGAGGGCGCGGGCTGCGCGTGCGCGGGCGGCGTGCGCTGCGCCGACGGCACCTGCGCCGACGCGCTCAGCGGCTGCGCGCGCGGCGCCTACTGCCCGCACGCGCCGCTGCCCGACGCCTTCAG CGGGCAGGGGACTGACGGACGGTCGGACGAGGGCGCGGGCTGCGCGTGCGCGGGCGGCGTGCGCTGCGCCGACGGCACCTGCGCCGACGCGCTCAGTGGCTGCGCGCGCGGCGCCTACTGCCCGCACGCGCCGCTGCCCGACGCCTTCAG CGGGCAGGGGACTGACGGACGGTCGGACGAGGGCGCGGGCTGCGCGTGCGCGGGCGGCGTGCGCTGCGCCGACGGCACCTGCGCCGACGCGCTCAGTGGCTGCGCGCGCGGCGCCTACTGCCCGCACGCGCCGCTGCCCGACGCCTTCAG ATGTGACGAACGGCTGTGCCTGTCGCCCGGATTGCTGTGTGACGGCCAGCCACATTGTGAAGACGGATCTGACGAAGCTCCTACCTTTTGTAGTCAGAAAGATCAG gtcgTAGGATCAGTGCGGCAGTCGCGCGCGCTAGTGGTGTGCGGAGCCGTCGCCGCGTGCgccggcggcgtgggcggcgcgtGGGCCGCGCTGAGGCACtggcgccgccgcgccgcctccCCGCGCGCCCCGCGCCGCGCCCCGCCGCGCTGCAAGCCCACGCCCAGCCTCACAGAGTGA